A single window of Cytobacillus dafuensis DNA harbors:
- the pth gene encoding aminoacyl-tRNA hydrolase has product MKLIVGLGNPGKQYEKTRHNIGFEVIDSLSNKFNIPLDQAKFQGVYGVGHVQGEKVYLLKPLTYMNLSGESIIALMDYFQIEDDELVVIYDDLDLPVGKIRLRQKGSAGGHNGIKSTIAHLGTQEFNRIRVGIDRPPAGMKVPDYVLGRFTQEEQEQMGEVIQRCAAACEAWLSKPFLQIMNEYNQ; this is encoded by the coding sequence ATGAAATTGATAGTGGGTTTGGGGAATCCTGGTAAACAGTATGAAAAAACAAGACATAATATCGGTTTTGAAGTGATTGACTCCCTTTCAAACAAATTTAACATCCCTCTTGATCAAGCGAAGTTCCAAGGAGTATATGGAGTTGGTCATGTACAGGGGGAAAAAGTATATTTATTAAAACCACTTACATATATGAATTTATCAGGAGAATCCATTATTGCTTTAATGGATTATTTTCAAATTGAAGATGATGAGCTCGTTGTGATTTACGATGATTTAGATCTGCCAGTTGGAAAAATCCGTCTGCGGCAAAAAGGGAGTGCTGGTGGTCATAATGGCATTAAGTCCACAATCGCTCACCTTGGTACACAAGAGTTTAACAGAATAAGAGTAGGCATAGATAGACCACCAGCTGGAATGAAGGTTCCAGACTATGTATTAGGACGATTTACGCAAGAAGAGCAAGAGCAAATGGGCGAGGTTATACAAAGATGTGCAGCGGCATGTGAAGCTTGGTTGTCTAAACCATTTTTGCAAATCATGAATGAATATAATCAGTAA
- a CDS encoding anti-sigma-F factor Fin family protein has product MAIHYHCRHCGVKIGTIDDTAINTEQLGFHLLNHEERQEMITYDQTGNLQVKAICEDCHEMLQRNPDFHQNEFLIQ; this is encoded by the coding sequence ATGGCCATTCATTATCATTGCCGTCATTGTGGTGTAAAGATTGGTACAATTGATGATACTGCAATCAATACAGAGCAATTGGGATTTCATTTGCTAAATCATGAAGAACGCCAAGAAATGATCACATACGATCAGACTGGCAACCTTCAAGTTAAGGCAATATGTGAAGATTGTCATGAAATGCTTCAACGAAATCCTGATTTTCATCAGAATGAATTTTTGATTCAATAA
- the mfd gene encoding transcription-repair coupling factor produces the protein MKGLKQIISQQDDLQSVLSGIREGLKEQLISGLSGSVRTFFLASVYEQTRKPILIVTHNLLQAQKLYDDIVHLVGESEVFLYPANELIAAEISIASPELKAQRIEVLNYWSKSSNGIMIAPAAGLRKILPPAALWKESQLTLKVGDELLEEQLLMFVQMGYSRVGMVSSPGEFSVRGGIIDIYPLTETDPIRIELFDTEVDSIRSFSLEDQRSKEKLLEVTIGPATEYPLQPMHFKKMIEKIETGLGTSLKKIKDDKAKTLLAQNIGYELEQLKMGSKPDQLFKYLSLAYEEENSLVDYLPENGLIFVDEVSRVQEMNDSLEKEEAEWYTSLLSEGQIIHDVKISHNLRGFLQKKKQPLIYMSLFLRHVPNTNPQNLINVSCKQMQNFHGQINVLKAELERWKKGSYTVIFLGSDQERVKKLTRVLEDYEIEATFIAEDQDLLLKKVQIIEGSLQTGFELPSQRLAVITEEELFNKKTKKQPRRQKLSNAERIKSYSELKVGDYVVHVNHGIGKYLGIETLVINGVHKDYLHIRYQGSDKLYVPVEQIDLVQKYVGSEAKEPKIYKLGGNDWKRVKKKVESSVQDIADDLIKLYAEREASKGHAYSPDGEMQREFEAAFAYQETDDQLRSIHEIKKDMERERPMDRLLCGDVGYGKTEVAIRAAFKAVADGKQVAFLVPTTILAQQHYETMRERFQDYPIELGLMSRFRSRKQQTETIKGLKAGTIDVVVGTHRILSKDISYRDLGLLIVDEEQRFGVTHKEKIKQLKTNVDVLTLTATPIPRTLHMSMLGVRDLSVIETPPENRFPIQTYVMEYNGGIVREAIERELARDGQVYFLYNRVEDIERKAEEISILVPDARVTYAHGQMSENELESVMLSFLAGEFDVLVSTTIIETGVDIPNVNTLIVHDADKMGLSQLYQLRGRVGRSNRVAYAYFTYRKDKVLTEVAEKRLQAIKEFTELGSGFKIAMRDLSIRGAGNLLGAEQHGFIDSVGFDLYSQMLKEAIEDRKGNMETREKQRLEIDLELDAYIPDSYISDGHQKIEMYKRFRGASSLEDIEELNEEMIDRFGEYPVEVSYLFQVAEMKVHGELSGIEIIKQTKNEVLIMLSEKASEQIDGQKIFQITSKFGRTVGLGMEGKKLKAVLYIKGMKSNEWLNIAFEVVRGFNQSRKEQQGQAI, from the coding sequence ATGAAAGGGCTTAAACAGATAATAAGTCAGCAAGATGATCTCCAGTCCGTTTTGTCTGGTATTCGAGAAGGATTAAAGGAACAGCTTATATCAGGTTTATCGGGCTCCGTAAGAACATTTTTCTTAGCCTCTGTTTATGAACAGACAAGAAAGCCCATCTTGATCGTTACACACAATCTTCTGCAAGCACAGAAGCTGTATGATGATATTGTTCATTTAGTTGGGGAATCAGAAGTGTTTTTATATCCAGCGAATGAATTAATTGCTGCCGAAATTAGTATTGCAAGTCCAGAATTAAAGGCACAGCGAATTGAAGTATTAAATTATTGGAGCAAAAGCAGTAATGGGATCATGATTGCACCAGCGGCAGGCTTGAGAAAAATTCTTCCACCAGCAGCACTATGGAAAGAAAGCCAACTAACATTAAAAGTCGGCGATGAACTTCTGGAAGAACAGTTATTGATGTTCGTTCAAATGGGCTACTCACGGGTTGGTATGGTTTCATCTCCTGGGGAATTCAGTGTAAGAGGGGGGATTATTGATATTTACCCATTAACGGAAACAGATCCAATCCGAATTGAATTATTTGATACGGAAGTAGATTCGATCCGTTCTTTTTCACTGGAAGATCAGCGGTCTAAGGAGAAGCTATTGGAAGTGACGATTGGTCCGGCAACGGAATATCCTTTACAGCCGATGCATTTTAAAAAAATGATTGAAAAAATCGAAACGGGCCTAGGGACTAGCCTGAAAAAAATAAAAGATGATAAAGCAAAAACATTGCTTGCTCAAAATATTGGATACGAGCTTGAGCAATTAAAAATGGGCAGTAAACCAGATCAACTATTTAAATATCTTTCCTTAGCATATGAGGAAGAAAATAGTTTAGTAGACTATCTCCCGGAAAATGGACTCATTTTTGTTGATGAAGTCAGCCGTGTCCAAGAAATGAATGATTCATTAGAAAAGGAAGAGGCTGAATGGTACACAAGTCTATTAAGTGAGGGGCAAATCATTCATGATGTGAAAATATCACATAATTTACGTGGTTTTTTACAAAAAAAGAAACAGCCGCTCATTTATATGTCATTGTTTCTAAGGCATGTTCCAAATACAAATCCACAAAATCTTATAAATGTTTCCTGTAAGCAAATGCAGAATTTCCACGGTCAAATAAATGTTCTTAAAGCTGAGCTTGAACGCTGGAAAAAAGGAAGCTATACCGTTATTTTTCTTGGCTCTGATCAAGAAAGGGTTAAGAAGCTTACAAGAGTTTTAGAAGATTATGAAATTGAAGCAACGTTTATAGCAGAGGATCAGGACCTCCTTCTTAAAAAAGTTCAAATTATAGAAGGTAGTTTACAAACGGGGTTTGAGCTTCCAAGCCAAAGGCTTGCTGTTATCACAGAAGAAGAGCTTTTTAATAAAAAAACGAAAAAGCAGCCACGCCGGCAGAAGCTTTCCAACGCGGAGCGGATCAAAAGTTATTCTGAACTTAAGGTTGGCGATTATGTTGTCCATGTTAATCATGGGATTGGGAAATATTTAGGAATAGAAACGCTTGTGATTAACGGGGTTCATAAGGATTACCTGCATATTCGATATCAGGGCAGTGATAAACTCTATGTACCTGTCGAGCAGATTGATCTTGTCCAAAAATATGTAGGGTCTGAAGCAAAGGAACCGAAAATATATAAATTAGGCGGCAATGACTGGAAAAGAGTTAAAAAGAAGGTAGAATCCTCTGTACAGGATATTGCGGATGATTTAATTAAGCTTTATGCAGAGCGAGAAGCTTCGAAAGGACATGCTTATAGTCCAGACGGAGAGATGCAGCGCGAATTTGAAGCGGCTTTTGCCTATCAAGAAACAGATGATCAGCTGCGTTCAATCCATGAGATTAAAAAAGATATGGAACGAGAGCGTCCGATGGATCGTCTGCTATGTGGAGATGTTGGATATGGAAAAACAGAAGTCGCTATTCGAGCTGCATTTAAAGCAGTAGCAGATGGCAAGCAGGTAGCATTTCTTGTTCCAACAACAATCTTAGCACAGCAACATTATGAAACAATGAGAGAGCGGTTTCAAGATTATCCGATTGAGCTCGGCCTTATGAGTCGATTTAGATCAAGGAAACAACAGACTGAAACGATAAAAGGTTTAAAGGCGGGCACAATTGATGTTGTGGTCGGCACTCATCGGATTTTATCCAAAGATATTTCCTACAGAGATTTAGGGCTTCTGATTGTAGATGAGGAGCAGCGATTCGGGGTTACGCATAAAGAAAAAATTAAACAGCTGAAAACGAACGTCGATGTGCTGACGTTAACAGCCACACCAATCCCAAGAACTCTTCATATGTCCATGCTTGGTGTTCGTGATTTATCTGTCATTGAAACACCTCCTGAAAATCGTTTTCCTATTCAAACGTATGTCATGGAGTATAATGGCGGCATCGTAAGGGAAGCCATCGAAAGGGAGCTTGCGCGTGATGGCCAAGTATATTTCCTTTATAACAGAGTAGAGGATATTGAGCGAAAAGCAGAGGAAATCTCCATACTAGTTCCTGACGCCAGAGTGACATATGCTCACGGACAAATGTCTGAAAATGAATTGGAGTCCGTTATGCTAAGCTTCCTTGCGGGCGAATTTGATGTTCTTGTTAGTACGACGATCATTGAGACAGGTGTTGACATTCCAAATGTGAATACACTCATTGTCCATGATGCTGATAAAATGGGTCTTTCCCAGCTTTATCAATTAAGGGGAAGGGTTGGGCGCTCGAATCGGGTAGCGTATGCTTATTTCACATATAGAAAAGATAAAGTACTGACAGAAGTGGCGGAAAAGCGTCTTCAAGCGATAAAGGAATTTACAGAGCTCGGTTCTGGATTTAAAATTGCCATGCGAGATTTGTCTATTCGAGGCGCTGGAAACTTGCTAGGTGCTGAACAGCATGGCTTTATTGACTCAGTAGGCTTTGATTTATACTCTCAAATGCTTAAAGAAGCCATTGAGGATAGAAAAGGCAATATGGAGACACGAGAGAAGCAGAGATTAGAAATCGATCTTGAGCTGGATGCCTATATTCCTGATTCCTATATTTCAGATGGACATCAAAAAATTGAAATGTACAAACGCTTTAGGGGAGCTTCATCATTAGAGGATATTGAAGAGCTGAATGAAGAAATGATCGATCGTTTTGGAGAATATCCTGTTGAGGTATCCTATTTGTTCCAAGTGGCAGAAATGAAGGTCCATGGCGAGCTTTCGGGAATAGAAATCATTAAACAGACAAAAAATGAAGTATTGATTATGTTATCCGAAAAGGCTAGCGAACAAATTGATGGCCAAAAAATCTTCCAAATCACTAGTAAATTTGGCAGGACGGTTGGTCTTGGAATGGAAGGGAAAAAACTAAAGGCTGTCCTCTATATTAAAGGTATGAAATCCAATGAATGGTTAAATATAGCTTTTGAAGTGGTCCGAGGCTTTAATCAATCAAGGAAAGAGCAGCAAGGGCAAGCAATATAA